The Aphis gossypii isolate Hap1 chromosome 3, ASM2018417v2, whole genome shotgun sequence genome includes a region encoding these proteins:
- the LOC114119871 gene encoding uncharacterized protein LOC114119871 isoform X2, translated as MEEEKIATDVSEKRKIEDDNVNPKPNPKRIKLVRPVFSPVAKPQISTTSEVDKSEIQPIDISKSNIQSTEISKTTAQPIDTPKTAVQPIEIPKTIEQQTEILKTNVKPTEILELNNCDSKVPPEVEVLQCTEKSADQLELIKTSIVTQEAIKKPAEIHSPEEQIDSSSDALYLKNMFSEETKKELEHLKKNIFKIDDDGSSSENDSQPKRPRLKRPTFVTSTVEVKVEPTDSKTLDKINETSRLDSVKSEVKSDCEEDVITNVEKPSEKLLTSEEVSKNINEDMRLKEFGQVDIYVEDILQKQSNEIANINKAEEDKSSAFNSVFKLVENKTDIPKSNEVDNVHDADKTEDKTKPIQTETIIQECTDVKEMENVLVEEKSIDKKVNLIVEEQKCIKTEKLTEDFNKDTFEKTLDTNVMKESANDNYRVVLESYEDKQCIAQDKNPSLIIEKLEDEKSTVETSPKCTDKYYKSNDEINIECDIHDKDNISDSHLDNSQKVEDIACLENEKLKSQKNILVEDENKLTTTMSTNEVLGNDLKQNIEEKDSQMFKSDILKAALMSKKSPESLINPLEVNDQLSGNVSVLETKQNENLPKLGQDSIVNKIEAEIKLAINDQPTKIKKPQNKILSNVTEMSQEACNSICLDENTTVGKLDEPPKWGSAKMNEVEKFLNDSNVTITPICKSQESPKLGKITLKLPKVGNPEIKSETTVRPDVKSELIKKITNKHIAMGDSPLKNALSQPSKSFNEFATIRPAPKLSAEQIALLEQQILNTPKKRGRPPKALAQQKQLLLEYQQQQQSKVQEGSTENEPVFHVPLFDMEDMSGGAGMFDSFEASTPKRGKGIRGKGSRGRRGRGGRGGRGRDGSDSDTTSNSRRIDDEGEIFHEEMNQEEETKQVAMIEAERLRKEEERERKLEARKKKIKLRNDILKEKKLKKKQRAEERRLQWHEKKRLMQEEKARAAEMKKSLPPPLNFDDETRMSADCNNSLSQTTARNFLMGDEDLSISGTTNDSIRMKKGRMEVIDLESNKTLTVDQIAEYQWPLDGGELYMIQEQISNFLGVKSFKRKYPGLKRRNVEAEERTFLCDSGLVAESLCDLGLTVLYSSEVLDVMYTDFPEKYEELREYMRLKHAKELSNRQRALMTISSNNDGSKLDLRDRAMEAVANWNANLNKSRLESRKCSMDMQTFIVHYPKNKCKKMAIPKPKIGSYPLALLPGQFCDYYATYSSEDLRYLPMNTVMYGPLKSVDKDFPVSLSSQSESEDSSSDDSSDSDDSIDVDNKSDKNRLEYGPSDKKGAECKLCLGTADKNKIGSVEPLIHCSKCLTIYHPTCLDMTLEMIPYIKRYNWQCNECKSCAQCKEVADEDKMLFCDLCDRGYHIYCVGLRRVPEGRWHCQECAMCSSCGVSDPGPGDSKWFYEFKKTEKTGSKVYCRTLCAPCSRMRQ; from the exons ATGGAAGAAGAAAAGATTGCTACTGATGTTTCTGAAAAGCGTAAAATTGAGGATGATAATGTTAATCCTAAACCTAATCCTAAACGAATCAAACTCGTTAGACCTGTATTTTCACCCGTTGCCAAACCTCAAATCTCCACAACATCAGAAGTCGATAAATCTGAAATTCAACCTATAGATATATCTAAATCTAATATACAATCAACAGAAATATCTAAAACTACTGCACAACCAATAGATACACCTAAGACTGCTGTACAACCAATAGAAATACCTAAAACTATTGAACAACAAACagaaatacttaaaactaatGTAAAACCAACAGAAATACTCGagttaaataattgtgattCAAAAGTTCCACCTGAGGTTGAAGTTTTACAATGTACTGAAAAATCAGCTGATCAactagaattaataaaaacatcaattGTCACTCAAGAAGCTATTAAAAAACCTGCAGAAATTCACAGTCCTGAGGAACAAATTGATAGCAGTTCTGAtgctttgtatttaaaaaatatgtttagtgaagaaacaaaaaaggaattagaacatttaaaaaaaaatattttcaagattGATGATGACGGATCATCCTCTGAAAATGATAGTCAACCAAAGCGGCCTCGATTAAAGCGACCAACTTTTGTTACTTCAACTGTTGAAGTTAAAGTTGAACCTACTGACTCAAAAAcacttgataaaataaatgaaacatcTAGATTAGATTCAGTAAAATCCGAGGTAAAATCTGATTGTGAAGAGGATGTTATTACAAATGTGGAAAAACCtagtgaaaaattattaacttctgAGGaagtatcaaaaaatattaatgaagatATGAGGTTAAAAGAGTTTGGGCAAGTCGACATTTATGTTGAAGACATACTACAGAAACAATCTAATGAAAttgcaaatattaataaagctGAAGAAGATAAATCTTCTGCATTCaattctgtttttaaattagttgaaAACAAAACTGATATACCAAAAAGTAATGAAGTTGATAATGTTCATGATGCTGATAAAACCGAGGATAAAACAAAACCTATCCAAACAGAAACTATTATACAAGAATGTACTGATGTAAAAGAAATGGAAAATGTTTTAGTTGAGGAAAAATCTAttgataaaaaagttaatttaatagttgaagaacaaaaatgtattaaaacagAAAAGTTAACTGAAGACTTTAATAAAGatacttttgaaaaaactTTGGACACTAATGTTATGAAAGAAAGTGCCAATGACAATTATAGGGTGGTTTTAGAAAGTTATGAAGATAAACAATGTATAGCACAAGATAAAAACCCCAGTCTAATAATTGAGAAACTTGAAGATGAAAAGTCTACAGTTGAAACTAGTCCTAAATGTACTGacaagtattataaaagtaatgatGAAATCAATATTGAATGTGATATTCATGACAAAGATAATATATCTGATTCACATTTAGATAATTCTCAGAAAGTTGAAGATATTGCTTGtttagaaaatgaaaaacttaagTCTCAAAAAAACATTCTTGTTGAAGACGAAAACAAGCTTACTACTACTATGTCTACAAATGAAGTACTAggtaatgatttaaaacagaatattgaagaaaaagactctcaaatgtttaaatctgatattttaaaagcagCTCTTATGTCTAAAAAATCTCCTGAATCTCTTATAAATCCATTAGAAGTTAATGATCAACTTTCTGGAAATGTATCGGTGTTAGAAactaaacaaaatgaaaatttaccaAAACTTGGCCAAGATTCTATTGTCAATAAAATAGAAGCAGAAATAAAACTTGCTATTAATGATCAAcccactaaaataaaaaaaccacaaaataAGATTCTTAGTAATGTAACAGAGATGTCTCAAGAAGCATGTAACTCTATTTGTCTTGATGAAAACACAACAGTTGGTAAACTTGATGAACCTCCAAAATGGGGATCAGCTAAAATGAATGAAGtagaaaaattcttaaatgatTCGAATGTAACCATTACTCCTATTTGTAAGTCTCAAGAATCACCCAAACTTGgaaaaataacattgaaattaCCCAAAGTTGGAAATCCAGAAATTAAATCTGAAACAACAGTTCGTCCAGATGTTAAATctgaattgataaaaaaaatcacaaataagCATATTGCTATGGGGGATAGTCCTTTAAAAAATGCTCTTTCTCAACCTTCTAAATCTTTTAATGAATTCGCTACTATACGACCTGCACCTAAACTCAGTGCTGAACAAATTGCTCTTTTAgaacaacaaattttaaacacacCCAAAAAGAGAGGTAGACCACCAAAAGCTTTGGctcaacaaaaacaattattgttagaatatcaacaacaacaacagtcAAAGGTTCAAGAAGGTAGTACTGAAAATGAACCTGTTTTTCATGTTCCATTATTTGATATGGAAGACATGAGTGGAGGAGCAGGGATGTTTGATTCATTTGAAGCATCAACACCAAAGCGAGGAAAGGGTATCAGAGGAAAAGGTAGTCGAGGGCGAAGAGGACGAGGAGGTCGCGGTGGTCGTGGACGCGACGGATCTGATAGTGATACGACTTCAAATAGTCGGCGTATAGATGACGAAGGAGAAATTTTTCATGAAGAAATGAATCAAGAAGAAGAAACCAAACAAGTAGCAATGATAGAAGCTGAACGACTTCGAAAAGAAGAAGAACGTGAAAGAAAATTAGAagcaaggaaaaaaaaaataaaacttcgtAATGATatcttaaaagaaaaaaaattgaaaaagaaacaaaGAGCAGAAGAAAGAAGACTGCAGTGGCATGAGAAAAAAAGGCTTATGCAAGAAGAAAAGGCTCGAGCCGCTGAGATGAAGAAATCTCTTCCACCACCTCTAAACTTTGATGATGAAACACGTATGAGTGCTGATTGTAATAATAGTCTATCTCAAACAACTGCTAGGAATTTTCTGATGg gtgaTGAAGATTTATCTATCAGTGGTACCACAAATGATAGTATTAGAATGAAGAAAGGAAGAATGGAAGTGATTGATCTTGAaag taataaaacattaactgTTGATCAAATTGCTGAATACCAATGGCCATTGGATGGTGGAGAATTGTATATGATTCAAGAACAAATATCTAATTTCTTGGGTGTTAAATcattcaaaagaaaatatcCAGGATTGAAGCGTCGTAATGTTGAAGCTGAAGAACGAACATTCTTGTGTGACAGTGGATTGGTCGCTGAATCATTATGTGAtcttg GTTTAACAGTTTTGTATAGTTCAGAAGTATTAGATGTCATGTATACAGATTTTCCAGAAAAATATGAAGAACTGAGAGAATATATGAGACTTAAACATGCCAAAGAATTATCTAATCGACAAAGag catTAATGACAATTAGTTCAAACAATGATGGGTCAAAGTTAGATTTACGTGATAGAGCTATGGAAGCTGTAGCCAATTGGAatgctaatttaaataagtctCGTCTAGAGTCTCGAAAGTGTTCAATGGACATGCAaacatttattgtacattatccAAAAAACAAGTGTAAGAAAATGGCTATTCCTAAACCTAAAATTGGCAGTTATCCATTGGCTCTACTACCTGGACAATTCTGTGATTACTACGCAAC atattctAGTGAAGATTTACGTTATTTACCAATGAACACTGTTATGTATGGTCCTTTGAAATCTGTAGATAAAGACTTTCCTGTTTCATTAAGCAGTCAATCTGAATCTGAAGATAGCTCTTCCGACGACTCTAG tgatAGTGATGATTCAATTGATGTTGACAACAAATCTGACAAAAATCGTTTGGAGTATGGTCCGAGTGATAAAAAAGGAGCTGAATGCAAATTATGTTTGGGCACTGCAGATAAGAACAAAATAGGATCGGTTGAACCATTGATTCATTGTTCtaaatgtttaacaattt ATCATCCAACATGTTTGGATATGACATTGGAGATGATTCCCTACATTAAACGTTACAATTGGCAATGCAATGAGTGTAAATCTTGTGCTCAATGTAAAGAAGTGGCTGATgaagataaaatgttattctgTGATCTTTGTGACAGAGG atatcatatttattgtgtAGGACTTCGTAGAGTACCTGAAGGTCGTTGGCATTGTCAAGAATGTGCTATGTGTAGTTCATGTGGGGTTTCTGATCCAGGACCAGGTGATTCTAAATGGTTTTATGag tTTAAGAAAACTGAAAAAACTGGGTCAAAAGTCTATTGTCGTACATTGTGTGCTCCGTGTTCCag aatgcgTCAGTGA
- the LOC114119871 gene encoding uncharacterized protein LOC114119871 isoform X1, with the protein MEEEKIATDVSEKRKIEDDNVNPKPNPKRIKLVRPVFSPVAKPQISTTSEVDKSEIQPIDISKSNIQSTEISKTTAQPIDTPKTAVQPIEIPKTIEQQTEILKTNVKPTEILELNNCDSKVPPEVEVLQCTEKSADQLELIKTSIVTQEAIKKPAEIHSPEEQIDSSSDALYLKNMFSEETKKELEHLKKNIFKIDDDGSSSENDSQPKRPRLKRPTFVTSTVEVKVEPTDSKTLDKINETSRLDSVKSEVKSDCEEDVITNVEKPSEKLLTSEEVSKNINEDMRLKEFGQVDIYVEDILQKQSNEIANINKAEEDKSSAFNSVFKLVENKTDIPKSNEVDNVHDADKTEDKTKPIQTETIIQECTDVKEMENVLVEEKSIDKKVNLIVEEQKCIKTEKLTEDFNKDTFEKTLDTNVMKESANDNYRVVLESYEDKQCIAQDKNPSLIIEKLEDEKSTVETSPKCTDKYYKSNDEINIECDIHDKDNISDSHLDNSQKVEDIACLENEKLKSQKNILVEDENKLTTTMSTNEVLGNDLKQNIEEKDSQMFKSDILKAALMSKKSPESLINPLEVNDQLSGNVSVLETKQNENLPKLGQDSIVNKIEAEIKLAINDQPTKIKKPQNKILSNVTEMSQEACNSICLDENTTVGKLDEPPKWGSAKMNEVEKFLNDSNVTITPICKSQESPKLGKITLKLPKVGNPEIKSETTVRPDVKSELIKKITNKHIAMGDSPLKNALSQPSKSFNEFATIRPAPKLSAEQIALLEQQILNTPKKRGRPPKALAQQKQLLLEYQQQQQSKVQEGSTENEPVFHVPLFDMEDMSGGAGMFDSFEASTPKRGKGIRGKGSRGRRGRGGRGGRGRDGSDSDTTSNSRRIDDEGEIFHEEMNQEEETKQVAMIEAERLRKEEERERKLEARKKKIKLRNDILKEKKLKKKQRAEERRLQWHEKKRLMQEEKARAAEMKKSLPPPLNFDDETRMSADCNNSLSQTTARNFLMGDEDLSISGTTNDSIRMKKGRMEVIDLESNKTLTVDQIAEYQWPLDGGELYMIQEQISNFLGVKSFKRKYPGLKRRNVEAEERTFLCDSGLVAESLCDLGLTVLYSSEVLDVMYTDFPEKYEELREYMRLKHAKELSNRQRALMTISSNNDGSKLDLRDRAMEAVANWNANLNKSRLESRKCSMDMQTFIVHYPKNKCKKMAIPKPKIGSYPLALLPGQFCDYYATYSSEDLRYLPMNTVMYGPLKSVDKDFPVSLSSQSESEDSSSDDSSDSDDSIDVDNKSDKNRLEYGPSDKKGAECKLCLGTADKNKIGSVEPLIHCSKCLTIYHPTCLDMTLEMIPYIKRYNWQCNECKSCAQCKEVADEDKMLFCDLCDRGYHIYCVGLRRVPEGRWHCQECAMCSSCGVSDPGPGDSKWFYEFKKTEKTGSKVYCRTLCAPCSRSWKKGHFCPNCMRCYPIKNVERMTQCNSCDKYLHSECVSESTSINQVVTCTICEEKAVSRLLTTVPRSLIKV; encoded by the exons ATGGAAGAAGAAAAGATTGCTACTGATGTTTCTGAAAAGCGTAAAATTGAGGATGATAATGTTAATCCTAAACCTAATCCTAAACGAATCAAACTCGTTAGACCTGTATTTTCACCCGTTGCCAAACCTCAAATCTCCACAACATCAGAAGTCGATAAATCTGAAATTCAACCTATAGATATATCTAAATCTAATATACAATCAACAGAAATATCTAAAACTACTGCACAACCAATAGATACACCTAAGACTGCTGTACAACCAATAGAAATACCTAAAACTATTGAACAACAAACagaaatacttaaaactaatGTAAAACCAACAGAAATACTCGagttaaataattgtgattCAAAAGTTCCACCTGAGGTTGAAGTTTTACAATGTACTGAAAAATCAGCTGATCAactagaattaataaaaacatcaattGTCACTCAAGAAGCTATTAAAAAACCTGCAGAAATTCACAGTCCTGAGGAACAAATTGATAGCAGTTCTGAtgctttgtatttaaaaaatatgtttagtgaagaaacaaaaaaggaattagaacatttaaaaaaaaatattttcaagattGATGATGACGGATCATCCTCTGAAAATGATAGTCAACCAAAGCGGCCTCGATTAAAGCGACCAACTTTTGTTACTTCAACTGTTGAAGTTAAAGTTGAACCTACTGACTCAAAAAcacttgataaaataaatgaaacatcTAGATTAGATTCAGTAAAATCCGAGGTAAAATCTGATTGTGAAGAGGATGTTATTACAAATGTGGAAAAACCtagtgaaaaattattaacttctgAGGaagtatcaaaaaatattaatgaagatATGAGGTTAAAAGAGTTTGGGCAAGTCGACATTTATGTTGAAGACATACTACAGAAACAATCTAATGAAAttgcaaatattaataaagctGAAGAAGATAAATCTTCTGCATTCaattctgtttttaaattagttgaaAACAAAACTGATATACCAAAAAGTAATGAAGTTGATAATGTTCATGATGCTGATAAAACCGAGGATAAAACAAAACCTATCCAAACAGAAACTATTATACAAGAATGTACTGATGTAAAAGAAATGGAAAATGTTTTAGTTGAGGAAAAATCTAttgataaaaaagttaatttaatagttgaagaacaaaaatgtattaaaacagAAAAGTTAACTGAAGACTTTAATAAAGatacttttgaaaaaactTTGGACACTAATGTTATGAAAGAAAGTGCCAATGACAATTATAGGGTGGTTTTAGAAAGTTATGAAGATAAACAATGTATAGCACAAGATAAAAACCCCAGTCTAATAATTGAGAAACTTGAAGATGAAAAGTCTACAGTTGAAACTAGTCCTAAATGTACTGacaagtattataaaagtaatgatGAAATCAATATTGAATGTGATATTCATGACAAAGATAATATATCTGATTCACATTTAGATAATTCTCAGAAAGTTGAAGATATTGCTTGtttagaaaatgaaaaacttaagTCTCAAAAAAACATTCTTGTTGAAGACGAAAACAAGCTTACTACTACTATGTCTACAAATGAAGTACTAggtaatgatttaaaacagaatattgaagaaaaagactctcaaatgtttaaatctgatattttaaaagcagCTCTTATGTCTAAAAAATCTCCTGAATCTCTTATAAATCCATTAGAAGTTAATGATCAACTTTCTGGAAATGTATCGGTGTTAGAAactaaacaaaatgaaaatttaccaAAACTTGGCCAAGATTCTATTGTCAATAAAATAGAAGCAGAAATAAAACTTGCTATTAATGATCAAcccactaaaataaaaaaaccacaaaataAGATTCTTAGTAATGTAACAGAGATGTCTCAAGAAGCATGTAACTCTATTTGTCTTGATGAAAACACAACAGTTGGTAAACTTGATGAACCTCCAAAATGGGGATCAGCTAAAATGAATGAAGtagaaaaattcttaaatgatTCGAATGTAACCATTACTCCTATTTGTAAGTCTCAAGAATCACCCAAACTTGgaaaaataacattgaaattaCCCAAAGTTGGAAATCCAGAAATTAAATCTGAAACAACAGTTCGTCCAGATGTTAAATctgaattgataaaaaaaatcacaaataagCATATTGCTATGGGGGATAGTCCTTTAAAAAATGCTCTTTCTCAACCTTCTAAATCTTTTAATGAATTCGCTACTATACGACCTGCACCTAAACTCAGTGCTGAACAAATTGCTCTTTTAgaacaacaaattttaaacacacCCAAAAAGAGAGGTAGACCACCAAAAGCTTTGGctcaacaaaaacaattattgttagaatatcaacaacaacaacagtcAAAGGTTCAAGAAGGTAGTACTGAAAATGAACCTGTTTTTCATGTTCCATTATTTGATATGGAAGACATGAGTGGAGGAGCAGGGATGTTTGATTCATTTGAAGCATCAACACCAAAGCGAGGAAAGGGTATCAGAGGAAAAGGTAGTCGAGGGCGAAGAGGACGAGGAGGTCGCGGTGGTCGTGGACGCGACGGATCTGATAGTGATACGACTTCAAATAGTCGGCGTATAGATGACGAAGGAGAAATTTTTCATGAAGAAATGAATCAAGAAGAAGAAACCAAACAAGTAGCAATGATAGAAGCTGAACGACTTCGAAAAGAAGAAGAACGTGAAAGAAAATTAGAagcaaggaaaaaaaaaataaaacttcgtAATGATatcttaaaagaaaaaaaattgaaaaagaaacaaaGAGCAGAAGAAAGAAGACTGCAGTGGCATGAGAAAAAAAGGCTTATGCAAGAAGAAAAGGCTCGAGCCGCTGAGATGAAGAAATCTCTTCCACCACCTCTAAACTTTGATGATGAAACACGTATGAGTGCTGATTGTAATAATAGTCTATCTCAAACAACTGCTAGGAATTTTCTGATGg gtgaTGAAGATTTATCTATCAGTGGTACCACAAATGATAGTATTAGAATGAAGAAAGGAAGAATGGAAGTGATTGATCTTGAaag taataaaacattaactgTTGATCAAATTGCTGAATACCAATGGCCATTGGATGGTGGAGAATTGTATATGATTCAAGAACAAATATCTAATTTCTTGGGTGTTAAATcattcaaaagaaaatatcCAGGATTGAAGCGTCGTAATGTTGAAGCTGAAGAACGAACATTCTTGTGTGACAGTGGATTGGTCGCTGAATCATTATGTGAtcttg GTTTAACAGTTTTGTATAGTTCAGAAGTATTAGATGTCATGTATACAGATTTTCCAGAAAAATATGAAGAACTGAGAGAATATATGAGACTTAAACATGCCAAAGAATTATCTAATCGACAAAGag catTAATGACAATTAGTTCAAACAATGATGGGTCAAAGTTAGATTTACGTGATAGAGCTATGGAAGCTGTAGCCAATTGGAatgctaatttaaataagtctCGTCTAGAGTCTCGAAAGTGTTCAATGGACATGCAaacatttattgtacattatccAAAAAACAAGTGTAAGAAAATGGCTATTCCTAAACCTAAAATTGGCAGTTATCCATTGGCTCTACTACCTGGACAATTCTGTGATTACTACGCAAC atattctAGTGAAGATTTACGTTATTTACCAATGAACACTGTTATGTATGGTCCTTTGAAATCTGTAGATAAAGACTTTCCTGTTTCATTAAGCAGTCAATCTGAATCTGAAGATAGCTCTTCCGACGACTCTAG tgatAGTGATGATTCAATTGATGTTGACAACAAATCTGACAAAAATCGTTTGGAGTATGGTCCGAGTGATAAAAAAGGAGCTGAATGCAAATTATGTTTGGGCACTGCAGATAAGAACAAAATAGGATCGGTTGAACCATTGATTCATTGTTCtaaatgtttaacaattt ATCATCCAACATGTTTGGATATGACATTGGAGATGATTCCCTACATTAAACGTTACAATTGGCAATGCAATGAGTGTAAATCTTGTGCTCAATGTAAAGAAGTGGCTGATgaagataaaatgttattctgTGATCTTTGTGACAGAGG atatcatatttattgtgtAGGACTTCGTAGAGTACCTGAAGGTCGTTGGCATTGTCAAGAATGTGCTATGTGTAGTTCATGTGGGGTTTCTGATCCAGGACCAGGTGATTCTAAATGGTTTTATGag tTTAAGAAAACTGAAAAAACTGGGTCAAAAGTCTATTGTCGTACATTGTGTGCTCCGTGTTCCag GTCATGGAAAAAAGGCCATTTCTGCCCTAATTGCATGCGTTGCTATCCTATCAAAAATGTCGAGCGCATGACACAGTGTAACAGTTGtgataaatacttacattCAG aatgcgTCAGTGAAAGCACATCAATTAATCAAGTGGTTACATGTACAATATGTGAGGAAAAAGCAGTTTCTAGATTATTAACTACAGTGCCTAGATCTTTGATTAAAGTCTGA